In the Campylobacter showae genome, one interval contains:
- the guaB gene encoding IMP dehydrogenase: MKIVTKALTFDDVLLVPQYSEILPKQVDIKTRFSRNVELNIPIVSAAMDTVTEHRAAIMMARLGGIGVIHKNMDIQSQVKEVRRVKKSESGVIIDPISISPNASVGSALDMMADLHISGVPVVDEENKLIGILTNRDLRFENDRSVLVKDRMTKAPLITAPKGCTLDDAEKIFSQNRVEKLPIVDKDGHLEGLITIKDLKKRKEYPNANKDAYGRLRVAAAIGVGQMDRAKALAEAGVDVIVIDSAHGHSKGVLDTLRQVKAELKVDVVAGNIANPAAVKDLAEAGADGIKVGIGPGSICTTRMVAGVGVPQIFAVDSCSAEAAKYGIPVIADGGLKYSGDVAKALAAGASCVMAGSLLAGCEETPGEVITFQGRQYKVYRGMGSIGAMTKGSSDRYFQEGTAQDKLVPEGIEGRVPFAGSIKEVVHQLVGGLRSAMGYMGSKDIKTLQEKAQFVEITSAGLKESHVHDVVITQEAPNYKVN, encoded by the coding sequence ATGAAGATAGTTACGAAGGCTCTCACCTTTGACGACGTTTTGCTCGTCCCGCAGTACTCCGAAATTTTGCCTAAACAAGTCGACATAAAAACGCGCTTTAGCAGAAACGTGGAGCTAAATATACCGATCGTATCGGCTGCGATGGACACTGTCACCGAGCACCGCGCGGCGATCATGATGGCGCGCCTGGGCGGTATCGGCGTCATACATAAAAATATGGACATACAAAGCCAGGTCAAAGAAGTCCGCCGCGTGAAAAAAAGCGAAAGCGGCGTGATCATCGACCCTATCTCCATCTCGCCAAACGCCAGCGTAGGCTCCGCGCTTGATATGATGGCGGATCTGCATATCTCGGGCGTTCCGGTCGTAGACGAGGAAAATAAACTGATAGGAATCCTAACCAACCGCGATTTGAGATTTGAAAACGACAGAAGCGTCCTCGTAAAAGATAGGATGACCAAAGCTCCGCTAATCACAGCTCCAAAGGGCTGCACGCTAGACGACGCGGAGAAAATTTTCTCTCAAAACCGCGTAGAAAAGCTACCTATCGTCGATAAAGACGGCCACCTAGAAGGCCTCATAACCATAAAAGATCTAAAAAAACGCAAAGAGTATCCAAACGCAAACAAAGACGCATACGGCAGACTCCGCGTAGCGGCAGCCATCGGCGTGGGGCAAATGGATAGAGCAAAAGCCCTAGCGGAGGCCGGCGTAGACGTCATCGTCATCGACTCCGCTCACGGCCACTCAAAAGGCGTACTAGACACGCTAAGACAAGTCAAAGCCGAGCTAAAAGTGGATGTCGTCGCCGGAAATATCGCAAACCCGGCCGCCGTCAAAGACCTAGCCGAAGCAGGCGCCGACGGCATCAAAGTAGGCATAGGACCGGGCTCTATCTGCACCACTCGCATGGTAGCGGGCGTTGGCGTACCTCAAATTTTCGCCGTAGATAGCTGCTCGGCCGAGGCTGCAAAATACGGCATCCCCGTCATCGCAGACGGCGGGCTAAAGTACTCGGGCGACGTAGCCAAAGCCCTAGCCGCAGGCGCTAGCTGCGTGATGGCGGGTAGCTTGCTAGCTGGCTGCGAGGAGACTCCGGGCGAGGTGATAACATTCCAAGGACGCCAGTACAAAGTCTACCGCGGCATGGGAAGTATCGGCGCGATGACGAAAGGCAGTAGCGATAGGTATTTTCAAGAAGGCACCGCACAAGATAAGCTCGTGCCAGAGGGTATCGAGGGCCGCGTACCGTTTGCGGGTAGCATAAAAGAGGTCGTACATCAGCTAGTTGGCGGCCTACGAAGCGCGATGGGTTACATGGGCTCAAAAGATATCAAAACGCTTCAGGAAAAAGCCCAGTTCGTCGAGATCACGAGCGCAGGACTAAAAGAGAGCCACGTCCACGACGTCGTCATAACGCAAGAAGCCCCTAACTACAAAGTCAATTAG
- the gatA gene encoding Asp-tRNA(Asn)/Glu-tRNA(Gln) amidotransferase subunit GatA: protein MITLKEALKLSAGEIAELRNELEKKIFADRELGAYVEQLANLPLDKLGAGVPIAIKDNIQVKGWSVTSASKILQGYIAPYNATVIEKLLAAGLAPFGRTNMDEFAMGNTTENSYYGKTLNPLNRERVPGGSSGGSAAAVGAGLAVAALGSDTGGSIRQPAAFCGCVGLKPTYGRVSRYGLGSYSSSLDQIGPITQNVEDAAILYDIIAGHDDRDSTSADIKFESVADKLNADKKLTICVIENYINEASKETKKALLKAVDILKAAGHKIVYKNLENSKCDIATYYIIATAEASANLSRFDGIRYGRRAEAKNLKELYINSRSEGFGEEVKKRILLGTFVLSSGYYDAYYIKAQKARAYTKSKYERILSECDLILMPVAPSTAYKFGELKNPLDSYLSDIYTISVNLAGLPAISVPVAKDADGLNVSAQLIAKAWDEKTLLEGALSLENSIKG, encoded by the coding sequence ATGATAACTTTAAAAGAAGCTCTCAAGCTAAGCGCCGGCGAGATAGCCGAGCTTAGAAACGAGCTAGAAAAGAAAATTTTCGCGGATAGGGAGCTTGGCGCTTACGTCGAGCAGTTGGCAAATTTGCCGCTTGATAAACTGGGCGCGGGCGTGCCGATCGCTATCAAAGATAACATCCAGGTAAAAGGATGGAGTGTAACGAGCGCGTCTAAAATTTTACAAGGCTATATCGCTCCATATAACGCGACGGTTATAGAAAAGCTGCTAGCAGCGGGCTTAGCGCCGTTTGGCCGTACGAATATGGACGAATTCGCCATGGGTAACACGACCGAAAACAGCTACTACGGCAAAACGCTAAATCCTCTAAACCGCGAGCGAGTGCCAGGCGGTAGCTCGGGTGGCTCGGCCGCCGCAGTGGGCGCCGGGCTAGCCGTGGCTGCTCTAGGAAGCGATACGGGCGGCTCGATACGCCAGCCTGCGGCATTTTGTGGCTGCGTGGGACTAAAGCCGACCTACGGACGCGTGAGCCGCTACGGTCTAGGCTCATACTCTAGCTCGCTAGATCAGATCGGTCCGATAACGCAAAACGTCGAGGACGCCGCGATCCTATACGATATCATCGCGGGACACGACGACAGGGATAGCACGAGCGCGGATATAAAATTTGAGAGCGTCGCAGACAAGCTAAACGCGGATAAAAAACTCACGATCTGCGTCATCGAAAACTACATAAACGAAGCCTCGAAAGAGACCAAAAAAGCGCTTTTAAAAGCGGTCGATATTTTAAAAGCCGCAGGCCACAAAATAGTCTATAAAAATTTAGAAAACTCAAAATGCGATATCGCTACCTACTACATCATCGCCACGGCCGAAGCTAGCGCGAATCTCAGCCGCTTCGACGGTATAAGATACGGACGCAGGGCAGAGGCAAAAAATTTAAAAGAGCTCTACATCAACTCGCGCTCGGAGGGATTTGGCGAAGAGGTAAAAAAACGAATTTTACTCGGCACTTTCGTACTTAGCAGCGGCTACTACGACGCATACTACATCAAAGCGCAAAAAGCTCGCGCTTACACTAAATCCAAGTATGAGCGAATTTTGAGCGAATGCGACCTTATCTTGATGCCGGTCGCCCCTAGCACGGCGTATAAATTCGGCGAGCTAAAAAACCCGCTAGACTCCTATCTATCAGACATCTATACGATCAGCGTAAATTTAGCCGGCCTACCCGCCATCTCGGTTCCGGTAGCCAAGGACGCTGACGGCCTAAACGTCTCAGCCCAGCTCATCGCAAAGGCGTGGGACGAAAAAACGCTGCTAGAAGGCGCGCTTAGTTTAGAAAACTCTATAAAAGGATAA
- the xseB gene encoding exodeoxyribonuclease VII small subunit, with product MSENLSEDFESKLAKANEILKQLGDENLSLEQSVKLHKEGKKLLEEADKILQNAKLVVKDADDE from the coding sequence ATGAGTGAAAATTTAAGTGAGGATTTTGAGAGCAAACTCGCCAAAGCAAATGAAATTTTAAAACAGCTCGGCGATGAAAATTTAAGTTTGGAGCAAAGCGTCAAGCTGCACAAAGAGGGCAAAAAGCTACTCGAGGAAGCAGACAAAATCCTACAAAACGCAAAGCTAGTCGTAAAGGACGCGGACGATGAGTAG
- the metX gene encoding homoserine O-acetyltransferase MetX encodes MLNLKTGKVKFNEPLYLESGRILPEFELAYETYGELNEDKSNIIVVCHALTGSHHAAGRYENEQKFGWWDALVGDGKGIDTSKFFVICVNILGSNFGSTNPLSIEKSTGKQYRLRFPVLTISDVVKAQMRLFEHLGIERAHAVVGGSLGGMQALCFAIEFPNFAKNVIILASTYQCKAWAIAFNKIAIEGILRDPGFKDGQYDENDIAAQGLTGMALGRMAGHISFLSPSSMDSKFGRNYVETDGLYELTGRFQVDRYMEYNGRGFPKRFDPLSYLYIVKMMNIFDCTRHYDDLAHALSPICAKVTLIAFSGDMLFPSSCMRKMYETLRDIGKECDYHEIDSDYGHDAFLVEVDKFEKIIKKVLDE; translated from the coding sequence GTGCTAAATTTAAAAACCGGTAAAGTGAAATTTAATGAGCCGCTCTATCTGGAGAGCGGCCGAATTTTACCCGAATTTGAGCTCGCTTACGAAACATACGGCGAGCTAAACGAGGATAAAAGCAACATCATAGTCGTCTGTCATGCGCTAACCGGTAGCCACCATGCCGCAGGCAGATACGAAAACGAGCAGAAATTCGGCTGGTGGGACGCGCTAGTGGGCGATGGCAAGGGCATAGATACGAGCAAATTTTTCGTCATCTGCGTAAATATCCTCGGCTCGAATTTCGGCTCGACAAATCCGCTCAGTATCGAAAAAAGCACTGGCAAGCAGTATCGTTTGCGCTTTCCGGTGCTAACCATCAGCGACGTCGTAAAAGCGCAGATGAGGCTTTTTGAGCACCTGGGTATCGAGCGCGCGCATGCGGTCGTGGGCGGCAGTCTAGGCGGTATGCAAGCACTTTGCTTTGCGATCGAGTTTCCAAATTTCGCCAAAAACGTCATCATCCTAGCCAGTACCTATCAATGCAAGGCCTGGGCGATCGCGTTTAACAAAATCGCGATCGAGGGCATCCTGCGCGATCCTGGTTTCAAAGACGGCCAGTACGACGAAAACGACATTGCCGCGCAGGGACTAACCGGCATGGCGCTAGGACGCATGGCTGGACACATCAGCTTTCTCTCGCCTAGCTCCATGGACTCCAAATTCGGCCGCAACTACGTCGAAACCGACGGTCTTTACGAGCTTACGGGGAGGTTTCAGGTCGATCGCTATATGGAGTACAACGGCCGCGGCTTTCCCAAGCGCTTCGATCCGCTGAGCTACCTTTACATCGTAAAGATGATGAATATCTTTGACTGCACGCGCCACTACGACGACCTAGCGCACGCTCTTTCGCCCATTTGCGCCAAGGTTACGCTTATAGCATTTAGCGGCGATATGCTATTTCCGTCAAGCTGCATGCGCAAGATGTACGAGACGCTACGCGACATCGGCAAAGAGTGCGACTACCACGAGATAGACAGCGACTACGGCCACGACGCGTTTTTGGTCGAAGTAGATAAATTTGAAAAAATCATAAAAAAGGTCTTAGATGAGTGA
- a CDS encoding carbon-nitrogen hydrolase family protein yields MSSAAVCALQLPTQPMSESRLDYYFRICAGEGARLVVLGEYVLNSFFKELELMPKSLVKEQSERKKHALVAMAQKYNLEILAPLVLPKGKGFVKVAARFSPASSRFYEQQILMPYPHWNEAKFFANKDEGELNLPVFSYEKFKIGAMFGFEAHFDAAWAYMARKKVDAVVVPTACTFFSETRWEELLKTRAFTNNVYVLRVNRVGNHKAASGEQWSFYGDSMLISPFGEVVSRLGKNEEMMVAKLEKTELAQARHLWGFSQILNKRLG; encoded by the coding sequence ATGAGTAGCGCAGCCGTTTGCGCCTTACAGCTACCGACGCAGCCCATGAGCGAGTCGCGGCTAGATTATTATTTTAGGATTTGCGCGGGCGAAGGCGCTAGGCTCGTGGTGCTCGGAGAGTACGTGCTAAACAGCTTTTTTAAAGAGCTAGAGCTCATGCCAAAAAGCCTCGTCAAAGAGCAAAGCGAGCGCAAAAAGCACGCGCTTGTGGCGATGGCGCAAAAATACAATCTCGAAATCCTAGCCCCGCTAGTGTTACCCAAAGGCAAAGGCTTCGTCAAGGTCGCGGCGAGATTTAGCCCTGCGTCCTCGCGCTTTTACGAGCAGCAGATCCTTATGCCCTACCCGCACTGGAACGAGGCGAAATTTTTTGCTAACAAAGATGAGGGCGAGCTAAATTTACCCGTCTTTAGTTACGAGAAATTTAAAATCGGCGCGATGTTTGGCTTTGAGGCGCATTTTGACGCGGCGTGGGCGTATATGGCGCGCAAGAAAGTCGATGCCGTCGTGGTTCCCACTGCTTGCACGTTTTTTAGCGAGACGCGCTGGGAGGAGCTGCTAAAAACCCGCGCCTTTACAAACAACGTCTACGTCCTGCGCGTAAACCGAGTCGGCAACCACAAAGCCGCAAGCGGCGAGCAGTGGAGCTTTTACGGCGATTCAATGCTCATTAGCCCCTTTGGCGAGGTGGTTTCGCGCCTAGGCAAAAACGAAGAGATGATGGTAGCAAAACTCGAAAAAACCGAACTTGCACAAGCTAGACACCTATGGGGATTTTCTCAAATTTTAAACAAAAGACTGGGCTAA
- a CDS encoding ArsS family sensor histidine kinase produces MLKLSIVNLISFLFAVTMLVINVTFFAEHKRTLEELEYSVFQRFMLGMHIRAEGGEHIVESLKEINLKYADESNDEIRKGGVKILQDTYCDMIEYNQKLYYVPRDINSSHRSILNLMFKAGIETDDYGEIMPANNIAALENTKELSMARFWTVAGTINAVTIGFFIVLMKKLLGLRNLKKQIRAVGAGSRKSIDVGGRDELGEIAQEFNLTMQKINNIKEARELFLRNILHELRTPVMKGKIISGIIKDEEFKDDLKQIFTRQELVLSEIVKLEKLSSDEWRLNKNEYRLIDVADHAMDLLFAQDKERVKVDTAGRTPILSVDFELFATAMKNLLDNALKYSKDAVLLQIRQDCFVVASSGERIEEERLNFTKAFNRKTQLANSGLGLGLYIANQIFVRHGCEMRYEYSDGKNRFLTYFGNAWRG; encoded by the coding sequence CGTTACGATGCTAGTTATCAACGTAACTTTTTTTGCCGAGCATAAGCGCACTCTTGAGGAGCTTGAGTATTCGGTGTTTCAGAGATTTATGTTGGGTATGCACATCAGGGCCGAGGGCGGCGAGCACATCGTTGAGTCGCTAAAAGAGATAAATTTAAAATATGCCGACGAGTCAAACGACGAGATAAGAAAAGGCGGTGTAAAAATACTGCAAGATACGTATTGCGACATGATCGAGTATAACCAGAAGCTGTACTACGTACCTAGAGATATCAACTCGTCTCATAGATCAATCTTAAATTTGATGTTTAAAGCCGGCATAGAAACGGACGACTACGGCGAGATAATGCCGGCAAACAATATCGCCGCGCTAGAAAATACAAAAGAGCTCTCGATGGCTAGATTTTGGACGGTAGCGGGCACGATAAATGCCGTGACGATCGGCTTTTTTATCGTGCTAATGAAAAAACTCTTGGGTCTAAGAAATCTAAAAAAACAAATCAGAGCCGTGGGCGCCGGCTCGCGAAAAAGCATCGACGTGGGCGGTCGCGACGAGCTTGGCGAAATAGCGCAGGAATTTAACCTCACGATGCAAAAGATAAACAATATAAAAGAGGCCAGAGAGCTGTTTTTGCGCAATATTCTGCACGAGCTTCGAACGCCGGTAATGAAGGGCAAGATAATATCCGGCATCATAAAAGATGAGGAATTTAAGGACGATCTAAAGCAAATTTTCACGCGTCAAGAACTTGTTCTGAGCGAGATCGTCAAGCTTGAAAAACTTAGCTCCGACGAGTGGCGACTAAACAAAAACGAATACCGTCTCATCGACGTCGCCGACCATGCGATGGATCTACTTTTTGCGCAGGACAAAGAGCGCGTCAAGGTGGATACGGCTGGACGGACGCCGATTTTAAGCGTAGACTTTGAGCTATTTGCTACGGCAATGAAAAACCTGCTCGATAACGCGCTAAAATACTCAAAAGACGCGGTTTTACTGCAAATACGCCAGGATTGCTTCGTAGTGGCTAGCAGCGGTGAGAGGATCGAGGAAGAGAGGCTAAATTTTACCAAAGCCTTTAACCGCAAAACCCAGCTGGCAAACTCGGGACTAGGCCTTGGGCTCTACATCGCAAATCAAATTTTCGTCCGCCACGGCTGCGAGATGAGATACGAGTACTCTGACGGCAAAAACCGATTTTTAACCTATTTTGGTAATGCTTGGAGGGGGTAA